A genomic stretch from Lentimicrobium sp. L6 includes:
- the rplR gene encoding 50S ribosomal protein L18 has translation MKVKNRKEYRRLKIKRRIRKTVEGSAVRPRMTVFRSNKQIYVQLVDDAAGHTVLAASSTEENIVGQKVTKIEQAALVGKLVAEKAKEAGITEVVFDRNGYLYHGRIKSLAEAARTSGLKL, from the coding sequence ATGAAAGTAAAGAACAGAAAAGAGTATCGTAGACTCAAAATAAAGAGACGTATCAGAAAGACCGTTGAAGGTAGTGCTGTTCGTCCAAGAATGACTGTTTTTAGAAGTAATAAACAGATTTATGTTCAGCTTGTGGATGATGCTGCAGGACATACTGTACTTGCTGCTTCTTCAACAGAGGAGAATATTGTCGGACAAAAAGTAACAAAAATTGAACAGGCTGCATTAGTAGGTAAACTCGTTGCCGAAAAAGCAAAAGAAGCTGGTATCACCGAAGTTGTTTTTGATCGTAACGGATATTTGTATCATGGTCGTATTAAATCATTAGCTGAAGCTGCTAGAACTAGCGGCCTAAAATTATAA
- the rpsE gene encoding 30S ribosomal protein S5 translates to MANKNLKRVKSSEIEFKDRLVSIQRVTKVTKGGRTFSFSAIVVVGNENGVVGYGLGKANEVSAAIAKGVDDAKKHLIKIPVLKGTLPHEQTGRYSGARVFMKPAAPGTGVIAGGAMRAVFESVGVKDVLAKSKGSSNPHSVVKATIDALTNLRDPKTIAQLRNVDLDTVFNG, encoded by the coding sequence ATGGCAAATAAGAATTTAAAAAGAGTAAAATCCAGCGAAATTGAATTCAAAGATAGACTGGTTAGTATTCAAAGAGTAACAAAAGTTACAAAAGGTGGTAGAACCTTTAGCTTTTCAGCTATTGTTGTAGTTGGAAACGAGAATGGTGTCGTAGGTTATGGTTTAGGTAAAGCAAACGAAGTATCTGCAGCAATTGCTAAAGGTGTTGATGATGCTAAGAAACATTTAATAAAAATTCCTGTTCTTAAAGGAACATTACCTCACGAACAAACTGGCCGCTATAGCGGTGCACGAGTATTTATGAAGCCTGCTGCTCCTGGTACTGGAGTAATTGCTGGTGGAGCGATGCGTGCTGTTTTTGAGAGTGTGGGAGTTAAGGATGTATTAGCAAAATCTAAAGGTTCATCAAATCCACACTCAGTGGTAAAGGCGACTATAGATGCTTTGACTAACCTCAGAGATCCAAAAACAATAGCACAGCTTAGAAATGTTGATTTAGACACAGTATTTAACGGATAA
- the rpmD gene encoding 50S ribosomal protein L30 has product MERKVRIKQVRSRIGHPKDQKATLDALGLTKMNQVKELTLNGPLEGMVNKVKHLLLIEEI; this is encoded by the coding sequence ATGGAAAGAAAAGTAAGAATCAAGCAGGTAAGAAGTAGAATTGGTCATCCAAAAGATCAAAAAGCAACCCTTGACGCTCTTGGCCTGACTAAAATGAATCAGGTTAAAGAACTAACGTTGAATGGTCCTTTAGAGGGTATGGTCAACAAAGTGAAACATTTATTACTAATCGAAGAAATTTAA
- the rplO gene encoding 50S ribosomal protein L15, which yields MDLSNLKPAEGATHSDKRIGRGQGSGKGGTSTRGHKGAKSRSGYKRKRGFEGGQMPLFRRVPKFGFKNINRVEYRGINVDAIQKIAEELELQAITIDVLIENGLVNKKDRVKVLGRGELTAKVDITAHAFSASATKLIEAQGGTATTI from the coding sequence ATGGATTTAAGTAATTTAAAACCGGCAGAGGGAGCAACTCACTCAGATAAAAGAATTGGTCGTGGACAAGGATCTGGCAAAGGTGGAACATCTACTAGAGGTCATAAAGGTGCAAAGTCACGTTCTGGTTACAAACGTAAAAGAGGATTTGAAGGTGGTCAAATGCCATTATTCAGACGCGTTCCTAAATTTGGTTTCAAAAATATAAATAGAGTAGAGTATCGCGGTATTAACGTGGACGCTATTCAGAAAATTGCTGAAGAATTAGAACTTCAAGCAATAACAATAGACGTTTTAATTGAGAATGGTTTGGTTAACAAGAAAGATAGAGTTAAAGTATTGGGAAGAGGTGAGTTGACAGCTAAAGTGGACATAACAGCCCATGCCTTTTCTGCGTCTGCAACTAAATTAATCGAAGCACAAGGTGGTACAGCAACTACCATTTAA